A DNA window from Seriola aureovittata isolate HTS-2021-v1 ecotype China chromosome 8, ASM2101889v1, whole genome shotgun sequence contains the following coding sequences:
- the LOC130173187 gene encoding uncharacterized protein LOC130173187 — MRLVLLLLGASVSMGISNYNEEYGKIHRMRLHSKVRFITFFPKYSSDGMILWKRDDLLPSEDRRRKVMGTYYVISNLTQRDSGRYVMSDKDQRILSTTTLEVTESTRSFTRYPGRELSFTFDLEPSSCNIYYFPDQNEGLRNPTIVREGRLQEDLGHFGCGGFELLKPCGILKEFLQMSCSGRFEVRDQDDDKALVVYLYMESLDDDEPSHLLIAIGAVLGIIFCCCCVRSCCCGKTSSEEDSSETAAVAAGPAVRYNQNDHEPVAPRPNQLSRPSRTRYPAQSPRASTGPLIHNPPTVNVPPAYSKVSAPAEQADAPTAPLYSDPAPRFELKGMTFPSVSPLSSNPTCCDVYNSDKLNLL, encoded by the exons ATGAGGCTAGTGTTGCTGTTGCTGGGTGCCTCTGTCAGCATGG GCATCTCAAATTACAATGAGGAATATGGGAAAATACACAGGATGAGGCTGCATAGTAAGGTTCGCTTCATCACATTCTTCCCCAAGTACAGCTCAGATGGGATGATCTTGTGGAAACGTGACGACCTTCTACCCAGTGAGGACAGAAGGCGGAAAGTGATGGGTACCTACTATGTTATAAGCAATTTAACCCAGAGAGACAGTGGCCGCTACGTAATGAGTGACAAAGATCAGAGAATACTGTCTACAACGACCCTTGAGGTGACAG AAAGCACGAGGTCTTTTACACGGTATCCTGGTCGAGAACTCAGCTTCACTTTTGATCTGGAACCAAGCTCCTGCAACATTTACTATTTTCCAGACCAGAACGAAGGTCTGAGGAACCCAACAATAGTTCGTGAAGGCAGGTTGCAGGAGGATTTGGGTCACTTTGGTTGTGGAGGGTTTGAGCTGTTAAAGCCATGTGGGATTTTAAAAGAGTTTCTCCAAATGTCATGCAGCGGACGCTTTGAGGTCAGAGATCAGGATGATGACAAGGCCTTGGTGGTGTACCTGTATATGGAGT ctctagatGATGATGAGCCATCTCACCTTCTTATTGCCATTGGCGCTGTCCTCGGTATAattttctgctgttgctgcgtgaggagctgctgctgtgggaaaACCTCCTCCGAAGAGGACAGCTCCGAGAcggctgctgtggctgctggacCTGCTGTGCGTTACAATCAG AATGACCATGAGCCTGTGGCGCCGAGGCCAAACCAACTCAGTCGGCCCTCAAGGACACGCTACCCAGCTCAGTCTCCTCGAGCTTCGACTGGCCCGTTG ATACACAATCCTCCTACAGTGAATGTGCCACCTGCATATTCTAAG gTGTCAGCTCCAGCAGAGCAGGCAGACGCTCCAACCGCCCCTCTATATTCTGATCCTGCGCCGCGGTTTGAACTGAAGGGGATGACCTTTCCTTCTGTTTCCCCACTCAGTTCAAACCCAACGTGCTGTGATGTTTATAACTCAGACAAACTCAACTTGCTCTGA
- the LOC130173589 gene encoding transmembrane protein 109-like isoform X1 — MTFCASCCGRGGCAMPRLFLTISVLVLGLTVGWAGAEAEQAKPTGESPPAVTLRTVIVGTCQEVQRYAESVLGTGVVRSAAESAVLYLESLLGQENIYKVAMFLEMVIRFLAEGAASGLNVIAVYVTEILKVTGFDAALTLPRFTPEGVTAVAQWGLLALIGYWVLNIVFRLLIAVVRRVFWVVKTVLALWLFGLMVTDKTASTDTTAVRLAGLVLVCVLLTLLTSASEKSGVVENRLSSLEGRLKAVEKRKGE; from the exons atgactttttgtgcGTCTTGCTGCGGGCGCGGTGGATGTGCCATGCCTCGCCTTTTCCTCACCATCTCTGTCTTGGTGCTTGGCTTGACGGTGGGCTGGGCTGGGGCTGAAGCTGAGCAGGCCAAGCCGACCGGGGAGAGCCCACCGGCGGTCACCCTCCGCACTGTGATCGTGGGAACCTGCCAGGAGGTCCAGCGCTACGCGGAGTCAGTGTTGGGAACCGGCGTGGTGCGGTCAGCTGCTGAG AGTGCTGTGTTGTATCTTGAATCATTGCTTGGTCAGGAGAACATCTATAAAGTGGCCATg TTTCTTGAGATGGTGATCCGATTCCTGGCTGAAGGAGCTGCCAGCGGCCTGAATGTCATTGCTGTTTACGTCACAGAGATCCTGAAGGTCACAGGATTTGATG CTGCACTGACGTTGCCCCGATTCACTCCAGAGGGTGTGACTGCCGTCGCCCAGTGGGGCCTGTTGGCTCTCATTGGCTACTGGGTGCTGAACATTGTTTTCCGTCTGCTGATTGCGGTGGTGAGGCGGGTGTTCTGGGTAGTGAAAACCGTCTTGGCGCTCTGGCTTTTCGGACTGATGGTGACTGACAAGACTGCCTCTACAGACACCACGGCGGTCCGACTGGCCGGCCTTGTGCTGGTATGTGTCCTGCTGACTCTTCTCACCTCTGCGTCTGAAAAGTCGGGTGTAGTGGAAAACCGGCTGAGCTCCCTGGAGGGCCGGCTAAAGGCAGTAGAGAAGAGGAAAGGGGAATAG
- the LOC130173589 gene encoding transmembrane protein 109-like isoform X2 has product MTFCASCCGRGGCAMPRLFLTISVLVLGLTVGWAGAEAEQAKPTGESPPAVTLRTVIVGTCQEVQRYAESVLGTGVVRSAAEFLEMVIRFLAEGAASGLNVIAVYVTEILKVTGFDAALTLPRFTPEGVTAVAQWGLLALIGYWVLNIVFRLLIAVVRRVFWVVKTVLALWLFGLMVTDKTASTDTTAVRLAGLVLVCVLLTLLTSASEKSGVVENRLSSLEGRLKAVEKRKGE; this is encoded by the exons atgactttttgtgcGTCTTGCTGCGGGCGCGGTGGATGTGCCATGCCTCGCCTTTTCCTCACCATCTCTGTCTTGGTGCTTGGCTTGACGGTGGGCTGGGCTGGGGCTGAAGCTGAGCAGGCCAAGCCGACCGGGGAGAGCCCACCGGCGGTCACCCTCCGCACTGTGATCGTGGGAACCTGCCAGGAGGTCCAGCGCTACGCGGAGTCAGTGTTGGGAACCGGCGTGGTGCGGTCAGCTGCTGAG TTTCTTGAGATGGTGATCCGATTCCTGGCTGAAGGAGCTGCCAGCGGCCTGAATGTCATTGCTGTTTACGTCACAGAGATCCTGAAGGTCACAGGATTTGATG CTGCACTGACGTTGCCCCGATTCACTCCAGAGGGTGTGACTGCCGTCGCCCAGTGGGGCCTGTTGGCTCTCATTGGCTACTGGGTGCTGAACATTGTTTTCCGTCTGCTGATTGCGGTGGTGAGGCGGGTGTTCTGGGTAGTGAAAACCGTCTTGGCGCTCTGGCTTTTCGGACTGATGGTGACTGACAAGACTGCCTCTACAGACACCACGGCGGTCCGACTGGCCGGCCTTGTGCTGGTATGTGTCCTGCTGACTCTTCTCACCTCTGCGTCTGAAAAGTCGGGTGTAGTGGAAAACCGGCTGAGCTCCCTGGAGGGCCGGCTAAAGGCAGTAGAGAAGAGGAAAGGGGAATAG
- the rnf20 gene encoding E3 ubiquitin-protein ligase BRE1A: MSGQKRPADPSGGPSSSGAPSEKRREREGEDGGPGVSAAAGGSTAVETVIKLGGVSNSEEQDIKALQAKNRKLGEALDQRQVIEDELRERIERLETRQATDDASLLILNRYWNQFDENVQLIIRRYDQASSEPEKSPAGEGRSLKPETPEPDGDSNQERAKDRGHQGETSNSFLATLASSSSEEMEAELQVRVESSQKQANRVVEICECLRRTVDQLKTEVDPGAEGKLWQVASKLNVLLTSENERLLQLTEDLKQKYSHMTSESRSLGRAANKADQRVNELQVLIEELQWDMEKIRRRENRLNAHLIEILERVNSKGYKVCGEASSVCGTITINKRKFEEMNSELEENRELADNRLTELQKLQQDLQNVHQENNSMKAELMSRAEGMVKETSEYRCLQSQFSVLYNESLILKAQLDETRARLGTTRTARLRQLEHMENDEVALQRKVRTEVFQLEDTLAQVRKEYEMLRIEFEQTLAANEQAGPINREMRHLISTLQTHNQQMKGEVVKYKIRLRETQAELNQVRASKGNAILQSQSSTEMDVKDETSSPSTPAVSGEPVVKTEPDNGSSTPSSTGASVKTEPGVEPEATIKDEEKDERKEKEEKKDKDIIKKEEKDREREKEKERERPTRSSGSSSSVIKEEKEKPGSSSQPDDSAGERLSMVGGSKRKEMEQLKIVRAELKKAQESQREMKLLLDMYRSAPKEQRDKVQLMAAEKKAKSEGEELRQRLRELEERERREGKKMADEEALRKIRSVEEQIDILNKKLSIAKQEEDALLSEMDVTGQAFEDMQEQNIRLMQQLREKDDANFKLMSERIKSNQIHKLLKEEKEELADQLLTLKTQVDAQLQVVRKLEEKERLLQGTISTAERELALRTQALDMNKRKAQDSALLSEEVRTQLEQVQQRLSMVREEVIENSISREKESFNARRAQEDISKLRRKIEKAKKPAEKISNGDEILNEEINEYKARLTCPCCNSRVKDAVLTKCFHVFCFECVKTRYDTRQRKCPKCNAAFGANDFHRIYIG, from the exons ATGTCGGGACAGAAGCGTCCTGCTGACCCCAGCGGCGGCCCCTCGTCCTCCGGTGCACCCTCAGAGAAgcggagggagagggaaggagaggacgGAGGTCCCGGTGTCAGCGCCGCTGCCGGGGGGAGCACCGCGGTGGAGACGGTCATCAAACTGGGAGGGGTGTCTAACTCA GAAGAACAAGACATCAAAGCTCTCCAGGCTAAGAATCGAAAGTTGGGAGAAGCTCTTGATCAAAGACAG GTGATCGAGGATGAGTTGCGAGAGAGAATTGAGAGACTGGAGACCCGCCAAGCCACTGATGATGCCAGTCTGCTGATCCTCAACAGATACTGGAACCAG tttGATGAAAACGTCCAACTGATCATCAGGCGTTATGATCAAGCAAGCAGCGAACCCGAGAAATCTCCAGCAGGTGAAGGACGGAGCCTGAAGCCAGAAACACCAGAACCTGATGGCGACTCCAATCAGGAGAGGGCCAAGGACAGAG GCCACCAGGGAGAGACGTCAAACTCCTTCCTGGCCACGCTGGCGAGTAGCAGCAGCGAGGAGATGGAGGCTGAGCTTCAGGTGAGAGTGGAGTCAAGCCAGAAACAGGCCAATCGTGTGGTGGAGATCTGTGAGTGTCTGAGGCGCACCGTGGACCAGCTGAAGACAGAAGTGGACCCTGGAGCTG AGGGCAAGTTGTGGCAGGTAGCTTCAAAACTGAATGTGCTCCTGACCAGTGAAAATGAGCGGCTGCTACAGCTGACTGAGGACCTCAAGCAGAAGTACAGTCACATGACAAGCGAG TCCCGGTCTCTGGGTCGTGCAGCTAACAAAGCAGACCAGCGTGTGAACGAACTGCAGGTTCTGATCGAGGAGCTTCAGTGGGACATGGAGAAAATCCGCCGCCGAGAAAACCGACTGAATGCCCACCTGATTGAGATACTGGAGAGG GTGAACAGCAAAGGCTACAAGGTGTGTGGGGAGGCCAGCAGTGTATGTGGGACCATTACCATTAACAAGAGAAAG TTTGAGGAAATGAACAGCGAGTTGGAGGAGAACCGGGAGCTGGCAGACAACCGTCTGACTGAGCTGCAGAAGCTCCAGCAGGACCTGCAAAATGTTCACcaggaaaacaacagcatgaaG GCGGAGCTGATGAGTCGAGCAGAGGGCATGGTGAAAGAGACTTCAGAGTATCGCTGTCTGCAGTCGCAGTTCTCTGTCCTCTACAACGAGTCTCTGATCCTCAAGGCTCAATTAGACGAGACACGCGCTCGCCTCGGCACTACCAGGACGGCACGCCTTCGTCAGCTGGAGCACATGGAg AATGATGAGGTGGCTCTGCAGAGGAAGGTTCGTACGGAGGTGTTTCAGCTGGAGGACACACTGGCTCAGGTCAGGAAGGAGTACGAGATGTTGCGCATCGAGTTTGAACAGACTCTCGCTGCCAACGAGCAAGCAG GTCCTATTAACAGGGAGATGCGGCACTTGATTAGTACACTGCAAACCCACAACCAGCAGATGAAAGGAGAGGTAGTGAAATACAAGATTAGGCTGAGAGAGACACAAGCTGAACTGAACCAG GTCCGAGCTTCAAAGGGCAACGCCATCCTCCAATCACAGTCAAGCACAGAGATGGACGTGAAGGATGAGACATCCTCTCCTTCGACCCCAGCCGTCTCTGGAGAACCTGTGGTTAAGACAGAGCCTGACAACGGCTCCTCGACACCCAGCAGCACTG GTGCCTCAGTGAAAACAGAGCCTGGAGTGGAACCAGAGGCAACGATaaaagatgaggagaaagacgagaggaaggagaaggaggaaaagaaagataagGACATtataaagaaagaggagaaagacagagagcgagagaaggagaaggagagagagagaccgaccCGCAGCagtgggagcagcagcagcgtgataaaggaagagaaggagaagccAGGGAGCAGTAGCCAACCTGACGACTCAGCCGGGGAGCGCTTGTCTATGGTCGGTGGGTCAAAGAGGAAGGAGATGGAGCAGCTGAAGATTGTCCGAGCAGAACTCAA GAAAGCACAGGAGTCCCAGAGGGAAATGAAGCTGCTGTTGGACATGTACCGCTCGGCACCCAAGGAGCAGAGGGACAAAGTCCAGCTCATGGCTGCAGAGAAAAAGGCAAAGTCAGAG GGAGAGGAGCTGCGGCAGAGGCTGAGGGAGCTTGAGGAgcgggagaggagggagggcaaGAAAATGGCCGATGAAGAGGCACTGAGGAAGATCCGGTCTGTGGAGGAGCAGATCGACATCCTCAACAAAAAGCTCTCCATAGCCAAACAG gaggaggacgCACTGCTGAGCGAGATGGACGTGACGGGCCAGGCCTTCGAGGACATGCAGGAACAGAACATCCGCCtgatgcagcagctcagagaaaaaGACGATGCAAACTTCAAGCTGATGAGCGAGAGGATCAAGTCCAACCAGATCCACAAGCTGctaaaagaggagaaggaagagctGGCCGACCAGCTGCTCACTTTAAAAACTCAG GTCGATGCCCAGCTGCAGGTGGTGAGGAAGCTTGAAGAAAAGGAGCGCCTCCTGCAGGGCACCATcagcactgcagagagagagctggcACTTCGAACACAAGCCTTGGACATGAACAAACGCAAG GCTCAGGACTCTGCATTGCTGTCGGAGGAGGTGCGAACTCAGCTGGAGCAGGTTCAGCAGAGGCTCAGCATGGTCAGAGAGGAGGTCATTGAAAACAGTATCTCCAGGGAGAAAGAGTCCTTCAACGCCCGACGAGCACag GAGGACATCTCCAAACTTAGGAGAAAGATCGAGAAGGCCAAGAAACCAGCTGAGAAAATCAGCAATGGGGATGAGATCCTTAATGAAGAAATTAATGAATACAAG GCACGTCTAACATGTCCGTGCTGCAACTCTCGGGTGAAGGACGCTGTACTGACCAAGTGCTTCCACGTCTTCTGCTTCGAGTGCGTCAAGACACGCTATGACACACGCCAGAGGAAGTGCCCCAAGTGCAACGCTGCCTTCGGAGCGAACGACTTCCATCGCATTTACATTGGTTAA